From the genome of Hathewaya histolytica, one region includes:
- a CDS encoding diguanylate cyclase, translating to MSIINKRFKIIKRLRSKKFYTSYLVCDITSSDYFKLNIITQQDLLENRINNFIDNINKFKIVETKNINKIYDVGFIDFIDNKISYNKECFYITEHMEFKDLIHNLSLLDYKDSMEVFIELCKSINYLHLKGMVYNKISYTNLNFIYVNNKPQLVLSDMISAKLEEFQEEENEEENIFYNNKVTSNIESIDKDIYSLGVLLLSLITREFKDLNLIKIINSLKYGRLTHEKDSTYIFLKLKQVILKMLGLKEDIYTSINEVIEDINKSLNLNYSYFRENEVSKLNFNSLELIGRERGEKVILRAYNDFKNKKSNINICLVNGEGGIGKSAFLKGIKNRFNYKEVKIYDYIKETNFKNIRNEEGFLVILRKIVADQSRQDIKNYELELEQLLPEMKREKYVKNDNGLNFKIEKFRIINRISTFLYECAKIKPMIIIIDDIHETDPFFLSIIRYIISLKSRNIFFIFSYCEENNIYIYSKNQHIIEQIKGYPVEYLKLEGLNIKDVSAMIKQIMSIHEEPLKLAEKIHEKSGGNPLFIQEIIKDLCFRKDIFVDRYGRWRETSSTREIIIPSNMEQALLNQLCKISSKERKVLNVISLFSSSISQQVLVDILNENTLNIKLLIATLKNKGIISTKLVGKKVFISFYNKLLKIIIYNRLNDEYRIKKHTEIAEYLKEEYESENKEVFTELIHHLEKSNNRSGVVKYSIENTSTTSHIKGKIDSLYYLKKSLDLYKSYETDINKIRLYMTISDVYLDYENVNKAEDYLFRALDDSLKINNYLYYMDILNSLNDIYTLKENSSNLKKTLDMMELHLDEYGNRMARLRFYYKKATYYSYISQYDESINLCKKILEESNEDDYDIKCETSNFLAFVYLENSQPYNSIEYLFKSMEYCKKANNMKVLFKVFVNLGVIYSDFFSEFDNAILYTKRAEGIATKHNLNLSRIRSKCNLAAMYMLKQEYKDSKKELDEIYDIALKNGYFNELDYYHEVNVALNLKVNKLGEAYKSYLEVYKTLKDDLLEENNRGGIQKHIILSRFNLAMGDIEKADYHAKLSMIMGKNEKSILKFDVNLTASYINITKGQRLNESINAIEKIKNRDKYLGNKLDIICTTAELLLTKGNLGELKSFLSVNYKDLQENTTNLILKTRCLFAMALCDYPLEEKVSRLKCILELSKNNGLKEIYYKAAIQLGEIHLNSNDYINATAYYFLGCQSFRELIMDVPEEYRNKYIEFHKLGDIYNVFIELKERCLSYREEREHSIKDIFKEDGFTQHVSFFRNKKLGNAIKKAYSPFYRKNIENIYDTLSLLQGDDYENLDILNRYIFYHVLASRSCIVINKDSDYKVIASTDDNTTVDSKMKTVLEEVALSKKIVLTDNKLMTIVCTPIFMSKYNDADNFIEDRRKKHKDKNILMGYIYIETDKMVDRFAKENLKECENLSKVLGIIIEKIMLKENAFYDKLTGALTRKYLEICLDEMLNISQNYDESFSVIMIDFDHFKSINDNFGHQVGDKVLSEASQIIKDNIRRKDVFGRYGGEEFMILLPHINKKDAYKISEKIRKNIENSTITGTNNKITISLGIVSYPEDGKTINELIEKADRALYMGKKNGRNISLAWNENFKNRVVDSNTLSSIAAKSFVRDEKNLFTMVEFLELVKRKESFEDKVSIFLEKTIALIGADEGVLFLVNDGAISEKFVNQFAIKDCAEEVSYNKEFIDKAITEKQGGYFIDWDYTKDYDEAMDNPNWKSIIVIPVMISENVIGVLNFSVSSITKEFNHEDYNLCSLLGTTITPIIIERSVQLNKI from the coding sequence ATGAGTATAATTAACAAAAGGTTTAAAATAATAAAAAGACTAAGGAGCAAAAAGTTTTATACATCATATTTAGTTTGTGATATAACAAGTAGTGATTATTTTAAGTTAAATATAATAACACAACAAGATTTATTAGAAAATCGAATAAATAATTTTATAGATAATATAAATAAGTTTAAGATTGTAGAGACAAAAAATATAAATAAAATTTATGATGTAGGTTTTATAGATTTCATAGATAATAAAATCTCATATAATAAAGAATGTTTTTATATAACAGAACATATGGAATTTAAAGATCTTATACATAATCTAAGTTTGCTTGACTATAAGGATTCTATGGAAGTGTTTATAGAGTTATGTAAATCCATCAATTATCTTCACCTAAAAGGAATGGTTTATAATAAAATTTCTTATACAAACTTAAATTTTATATATGTCAATAATAAACCACAATTAGTATTAAGTGATATGATCTCAGCCAAGTTAGAAGAATTTCAAGAGGAAGAAAACGAAGAAGAGAATATCTTTTATAATAATAAGGTGACTTCAAATATAGAAAGCATTGACAAGGATATATATTCATTAGGGGTATTATTACTTTCATTGATTACTAGAGAATTTAAAGACCTCAATCTTATTAAAATAATTAATTCACTAAAGTATGGTAGGTTAACTCACGAAAAAGATAGTACTTATATATTTTTGAAATTAAAACAAGTAATCTTAAAGATGTTAGGGTTAAAAGAAGATATTTATACTTCTATAAATGAAGTTATAGAAGATATAAATAAAAGTTTAAATTTAAATTATTCTTATTTTAGAGAGAATGAAGTTTCTAAGTTAAACTTTAATAGTTTAGAACTTATAGGAAGAGAGAGAGGGGAAAAAGTCATATTAAGAGCATATAATGACTTTAAAAATAAAAAATCTAATATTAATATTTGTCTAGTAAACGGTGAAGGTGGTATAGGTAAGAGTGCTTTTCTAAAAGGTATAAAAAATCGATTTAATTATAAAGAAGTTAAAATTTATGATTATATTAAAGAAACAAATTTTAAAAACATTAGGAACGAAGAAGGATTCCTTGTGATTTTAAGAAAAATTGTTGCAGATCAATCACGGCAGGATATAAAAAATTATGAGTTAGAGTTAGAACAGTTGTTACCAGAAATGAAAAGAGAAAAATATGTTAAAAATGATAACGGGTTAAATTTTAAAATTGAAAAGTTTAGAATTATAAATAGGATATCCACATTTTTATACGAGTGTGCAAAGATAAAACCCATGATTATTATTATAGATGATATACATGAGACAGATCCATTTTTTCTTAGCATAATAAGGTATATTATAAGTTTAAAAAGCAGGAATATATTTTTTATATTTTCCTATTGTGAGGAGAATAATATATATATATACTCTAAGAATCAACATATCATAGAGCAAATTAAAGGATATCCAGTAGAGTATTTAAAACTAGAAGGTCTTAATATAAAAGACGTTAGTGCTATGATAAAACAAATAATGTCTATCCACGAAGAACCTTTAAAATTAGCAGAGAAAATTCATGAGAAATCTGGTGGTAATCCTTTATTTATTCAGGAGATCATAAAAGATTTATGTTTTAGAAAGGATATCTTTGTTGATAGATATGGTAGGTGGCGGGAAACGTCTTCTACTAGAGAAATAATAATACCATCTAACATGGAGCAAGCTCTTTTAAATCAATTATGTAAAATTAGTTCAAAAGAAAGAAAGGTTCTAAATGTTATATCTTTATTTAGTAGTAGTATATCACAACAGGTGTTAGTAGACATACTAAACGAAAATACTCTAAACATTAAACTTTTAATAGCTACTTTAAAAAACAAGGGGATAATTTCTACAAAATTAGTAGGTAAGAAAGTCTTCATAAGTTTTTATAATAAATTGCTAAAAATAATAATTTATAATCGGCTTAATGATGAATATAGGATTAAAAAACATACAGAAATAGCAGAATATTTAAAAGAAGAATATGAAAGTGAAAATAAGGAAGTATTTACAGAGTTGATTCATCATTTAGAGAAATCAAATAATCGATCTGGAGTTGTTAAATATTCCATTGAAAATACTTCAACAACTTCTCATATAAAAGGAAAAATAGATTCTTTGTACTATCTTAAGAAATCTTTAGACTTATATAAAAGCTATGAAACAGATATAAATAAAATAAGACTTTATATGACCATAAGTGATGTTTATCTGGATTATGAGAACGTAAATAAAGCAGAAGACTACTTATTTAGGGCTTTAGATGATTCTTTAAAAATAAATAATTATTTATACTATATGGATATACTCAACTCACTAAATGATATATACACTTTAAAGGAAAACTCTTCTAACTTAAAGAAAACTTTAGACATGATGGAACTACATTTAGATGAGTATGGTAATAGAATGGCTAGGTTACGGTTTTATTATAAGAAGGCGACATATTATTCGTATATATCACAGTATGATGAGTCTATTAATCTTTGTAAAAAAATTCTAGAGGAAAGTAATGAAGACGATTATGATATAAAATGTGAGACCTCCAACTTTTTAGCATTTGTTTATCTAGAGAACTCACAGCCATATAATAGCATAGAATATCTTTTTAAAAGTATGGAGTATTGTAAAAAAGCTAATAATATGAAAGTACTTTTTAAGGTTTTCGTTAATTTGGGAGTCATCTATTCAGATTTTTTTAGTGAATTTGATAATGCTATATTATATACTAAAAGAGCAGAAGGTATAGCAACTAAGCATAATCTAAACTTATCAAGAATACGAAGCAAGTGTAATTTAGCCGCAATGTATATGTTAAAGCAAGAATATAAAGATTCTAAAAAGGAATTAGATGAAATATATGATATTGCGCTTAAAAATGGTTATTTTAATGAACTTGATTATTATCACGAGGTAAATGTTGCATTAAACTTAAAGGTAAATAAATTAGGTGAAGCATATAAAAGTTACCTAGAAGTTTATAAGACATTAAAGGACGATTTATTGGAAGAGAATAATAGGGGTGGAATACAGAAGCACATTATACTTTCAAGGTTCAACTTAGCAATGGGGGATATAGAAAAGGCTGATTATCATGCTAAATTATCTATGATTATGGGTAAGAATGAAAAATCTATTTTAAAATTTGATGTAAACCTAACTGCTTCATATATAAACATTACAAAGGGACAGAGGTTAAATGAGAGTATAAATGCTATAGAAAAAATCAAAAATAGGGACAAGTACTTAGGCAATAAGTTGGATATAATTTGTACTACGGCAGAATTACTTTTAACAAAAGGGAATTTAGGAGAGCTAAAAAGCTTTTTAAGTGTAAATTATAAAGACTTACAAGAAAATACTACAAATTTAATTTTAAAAACTAGATGTTTATTCGCAATGGCTCTATGTGATTATCCGTTAGAAGAAAAAGTTTCCAGACTAAAATGTATTTTGGAATTAAGTAAGAATAATGGGTTAAAAGAGATATATTATAAAGCCGCCATACAATTAGGCGAAATTCACTTAAATAGTAACGACTACATAAATGCTACCGCATATTATTTCTTAGGATGCCAATCCTTTAGAGAACTTATAATGGATGTTCCAGAAGAATACAGGAATAAGTATATTGAATTTCATAAATTAGGTGATATTTATAATGTTTTTATAGAATTAAAAGAGCGATGTTTATCTTATAGAGAAGAACGTGAGCACAGTATAAAAGATATTTTTAAAGAAGATGGATTTACTCAACATGTAAGTTTTTTTAGAAATAAAAAATTAGGGAATGCCATAAAAAAGGCTTACTCACCTTTTTATAGAAAGAACATAGAAAACATTTATGATACATTATCATTGCTACAGGGAGATGATTATGAAAACCTAGATATATTAAATAGGTACATTTTTTATCATGTATTAGCTAGTAGAAGCTGTATTGTTATAAATAAGGATAGTGATTATAAAGTTATAGCATCTACAGATGATAATACTACTGTAGATAGTAAAATGAAGACTGTTTTAGAAGAAGTAGCTCTTAGTAAAAAAATCGTATTAACTGATAATAAACTTATGACAATAGTTTGTACGCCTATATTTATGTCAAAATATAATGATGCAGATAATTTCATAGAGGATAGAAGAAAAAAACATAAAGATAAAAATATTTTAATGGGATATATATATATTGAAACAGATAAAATGGTTGACCGCTTTGCGAAGGAAAATTTAAAAGAATGTGAGAACTTAAGTAAGGTTTTAGGTATTATTATCGAAAAGATAATGTTAAAAGAAAATGCTTTTTATGATAAGCTAACTGGTGCATTAACTAGAAAATATCTTGAGATATGCTTAGATGAAATGCTTAATATAAGTCAAAATTATGATGAAAGTTTTTCTGTGATAATGATTGATTTTGATCATTTTAAATCTATAAATGATAATTTTGGACACCAAGTAGGTGATAAGGTCTTAAGTGAGGCATCCCAAATAATAAAGGATAATATTAGAAGGAAGGATGTTTTCGGGAGGTATGGTGGAGAGGAGTTTATGATATTACTTCCTCATATAAACAAGAAAGATGCTTATAAGATATCTGAAAAGATTAGAAAAAATATAGAAAACAGTACTATAACTGGTACTAACAACAAGATTACTATAAGTTTGGGAATTGTAAGCTATCCTGAAGATGGAAAGACTATTAATGAGTTAATTGAAAAGGCAGATAGGGCTCTTTATATGGGAAAAAAGAACGGAAGAAATATATCTCTTGCCTGGAATGAAAATTTTAAAAATAGAGTTGTAGATAGTAATACTTTATCTAGTATAGCCGCAAAAAGTTTTGTAAGAGATGAAAAAAACTTATTTACTATGGTGGAATTTCTTGAACTTGTAAAACGTAAAGAGAGTTTTGAGGATAAGGTATCAATCTTTCTAGAAAAGACTATAGCATTAATAGGAGCAGATGAAGGTGTATTATTTTTGGTTAACGATGGAGCAATATCTGAAAAGTTTGTAAACCAATTTGCAATTAAAGATTGTGCTGAAGAAGTTTCTTACAATAAGGAGTTTATAGATAAGGCTATTACAGAAAAGCAGGGTGGATATTTTATAGATTGGGATTATACAAAAGATTACGATGAAGCAATGGATAATCCTAATTGGAAATCAATAATAGTAATTCCAGTCATGATTTCTGAAAATGTTATAGGAGTGTTAAATTTTAGTGTTTCAAGTATAACAAAAGAGTTTAATCATGAAGACTATAATTTATGTAGCTTATTAGGTACAACAATAACGCCAATCATAATAGAACGTTCAGTGCAATTAAATAAAATATAA
- a CDS encoding methionyl aminopeptidase, whose amino-acid sequence MKIIKRNDLCWCGSGQKYKKCHMEQDDMLKKLSRELGYKIPRDIIKTKEQIDGIRTSGVITHNILDMVGERIKSGVSTEEINTWVHEYTVEHNGIPATLGYHGYPKSVCTSINEVVCHGIPDKNRILKDGDIINVDVTTILNGYYSDSSRMYIVGEATKEAKDLVNATKEALYKGIEQVKPYNTVGHIGEAIAKFSKEKGYSVVYEYGGHGVGIKFHEEPFIAHTGRAGEGMILLPGMTFTIEPMLNVGKAETRTLEDDWTAVTVDGSLSAQWEHTVVVTDKGYEILT is encoded by the coding sequence ATGAAAATAATTAAAAGAAATGATTTATGTTGGTGTGGTAGTGGGCAAAAATATAAAAAATGCCATATGGAACAAGATGATATGTTAAAAAAATTAAGTAGAGAATTAGGATATAAAATACCTCGAGATATAATAAAGACTAAAGAACAAATAGACGGAATTAGAACAAGTGGTGTTATAACTCACAATATACTTGATATGGTTGGTGAGAGAATTAAATCTGGGGTTAGTACAGAGGAAATTAACACATGGGTACATGAGTATACTGTTGAACATAACGGAATACCAGCTACCCTAGGATATCACGGGTATCCTAAAAGTGTTTGTACATCCATTAATGAAGTTGTCTGCCATGGTATACCAGATAAAAATCGAATTTTAAAAGATGGTGACATAATAAATGTTGACGTAACTACTATATTAAATGGTTATTATTCAGATTCTAGTAGGATGTATATAGTTGGAGAGGCCACAAAGGAAGCTAAGGACCTGGTAAATGCTACAAAGGAAGCTTTATATAAAGGAATAGAACAAGTAAAACCGTACAACACCGTTGGACACATAGGAGAAGCAATAGCAAAGTTCTCAAAGGAAAAAGGGTATTCTGTTGTATATGAATATGGTGGACATGGAGTGGGCATTAAGTTTCATGAGGAACCTTTTATAGCTCATACAGGAAGAGCTGGTGAAGGAATGATACTATTGCCTGGTATGACATTTACCATAGAACCTATGCTTAATGTTGGTAAAGCTGAAACTAGGACTTTAGAAGATGATTGGACAGCAGTAACAGTGGATGGATCATTATCTGCACAGTGGGAACATACTGTAGTAGTCACTGACAAGGGGTATGAAATATTGACATAA
- a CDS encoding sensor histidine kinase, protein MKKLQLGLTFIVIFFLIFNKCFNAFALENNLRYKTNSVLYISSYYLEHPIAREVTKGINDSLKDVEEDVYLYTEYLDVRLTNKKNKDFKQYLKQKYEGMDIDLVIVSGEKALEFTNKNIYNIVDKKTPIVFCGVKELEYQPKLNFNNYAGITEKLQLKSTFNLALSLDKKLKNAIFLTNSKTRLEDNKEYNNIKNTYKDKVKINIIKEDNLYKCIDQIKSMKLNKNSAIFFQGDYFNNDKKYLSTCKTINILNSSLNIPIYSYWFPYQRVGILGGDMISPYKQGIMCGNLTKKILRDGKNENYIIDGSKSDYNTENYYNYLYTSRDESLKTKEEFKNQYKYMINYNILNKYKLFINDIKNECEILNPPSKYEEKNKKLIILIWAITIVCAIIMIILIFNLITKSNIKRKMQKKEEMLEEIKIQEKLKNDFFANISHEFRTPLNLIFSSIQLIEFETKGFTFNYERLLLKSRVNTMKYSCYRLLRLTNNFIKIIEIENGLLKTNMTKSDIVSSIEDISMEVGKYLEERDSSIKVLFDTEIEESVLNFDKDNLEKILLNIISNSVKFSKENSTVEVFLRETNNHIHINIKDDGIGIPKEKVNFIFNKFSQVNKSLNRSKEGAGIGLFIVKGLLYNMGGDFSVNSEENIGTNFNISLPIKNLEEERYIGDNISSLSSNIIQDHPLEYKVKVEFSDIYI, encoded by the coding sequence ATGAAGAAACTACAACTAGGATTAACTTTTATAGTAATTTTTTTCTTAATATTTAACAAGTGTTTTAATGCTTTTGCTTTAGAGAATAACTTAAGATATAAAACTAATAGTGTTTTATATATTAGTTCTTATTATTTGGAACATCCTATAGCTAGAGAAGTTACCAAAGGGATAAATGACTCTTTAAAGGATGTAGAAGAGGATGTTTATTTATATACGGAATATTTAGATGTTAGGTTAACAAATAAAAAGAATAAAGATTTCAAACAATATTTAAAGCAGAAATATGAAGGCATGGATATTGATTTAGTAATAGTCTCAGGAGAGAAGGCCTTAGAGTTTACAAACAAGAATATATATAATATAGTAGATAAAAAAACTCCTATAGTTTTTTGTGGTGTAAAAGAGTTAGAATATCAACCTAAATTAAACTTTAATAATTATGCAGGTATAACTGAAAAACTTCAATTAAAAAGTACTTTTAATTTAGCATTATCCTTAGATAAGAAATTAAAAAATGCGATATTTTTGACTAATAGTAAAACACGATTAGAAGATAATAAAGAATATAACAATATTAAAAATACTTATAAGGATAAGGTAAAAATCAATATAATAAAGGAAGATAATTTATATAAATGTATAGATCAAATTAAGTCTATGAAATTAAATAAGAATAGTGCCATATTTTTTCAGGGTGATTATTTTAATAATGATAAAAAGTATTTAAGTACTTGTAAAACTATAAACATTTTAAATAGTAGTTTGAATATACCTATATACTCATACTGGTTTCCGTATCAAAGAGTTGGTATATTAGGTGGAGATATGATAAGTCCATATAAACAAGGAATAATGTGCGGAAATTTAACTAAGAAGATTTTAAGAGATGGAAAAAATGAAAATTATATAATTGATGGAAGTAAGAGTGACTATAATACTGAAAATTACTATAATTATTTATACACCTCTAGAGATGAAAGCCTTAAAACTAAAGAAGAATTTAAAAACCAATACAAATATATGATAAATTATAATATACTAAATAAATATAAGTTATTTATTAATGATATAAAAAATGAATGTGAAATTTTAAATCCTCCTTCTAAATATGAAGAGAAAAATAAGAAACTAATCATTTTAATATGGGCAATAACAATAGTATGTGCAATTATTATGATAATTTTAATTTTTAATCTTATTACTAAATCTAATATCAAAAGGAAAATGCAAAAAAAGGAAGAAATGTTAGAGGAGATTAAGATACAAGAAAAACTTAAAAATGATTTTTTTGCAAACATATCCCATGAGTTTAGAACACCATTAAACCTCATCTTCAGTAGTATCCAACTAATAGAGTTTGAAACTAAAGGATTTACATTTAATTATGAAAGACTTTTGTTAAAAAGTAGAGTAAACACTATGAAATATAGTTGCTATAGGTTATTAAGGTTAACAAATAACTTTATAAAGATTATAGAAATTGAAAATGGTCTACTAAAGACTAATATGACAAAGTCAGATATAGTATCTAGTATAGAAGATATAAGTATGGAAGTTGGTAAATATTTAGAAGAAAGGGATAGTTCTATAAAAGTATTATTTGATACTGAAATCGAGGAAAGTGTTCTTAATTTTGATAAAGATAACTTAGAAAAGATTTTACTAAATATAATATCTAATAGTGTGAAATTTTCTAAAGAAAATAGCACAGTAGAAGTATTTTTAAGAGAAACCAATAATCATATACATATAAATATCAAAGATGATGGAATAGGTATACCTAAAGAAAAGGTTAATTTTATATTTAATAAATTTTCACAGGTAAATAAGTCTTTGAATAGAAGTAAAGAGGGTGCAGGTATTGGACTATTTATAGTAAAAGGTTTGTTATATAACATGGGAGGGGATTTTTCTGTAAACAGTGAAGAGAATATTGGTACTAACTTTAATATAAGTTTACCTATTAAGAATTTAGAAGAGGAAAGATATATAGGTGATAATATTTCAAGTTTATCGAGTAATATAATCCAAGACCATCCTTTGGAATATAAAGTAAAAGTAGAGTTTTCAGATATATATATTTAA
- a CDS encoding DUF6414 family protein, whose product MSGIAFIPLYLNSKIINNLFTIIIEEFSQSQTHSVKEQVVLNIDTPLSEIVQGKYTQGDLRLQVSNEFSKEATEERKVKIISIFIKLMKLLRTNKILKEIRDTEEINDINIGDYITFSCELIEDPIISYFKDVEQKQRFHSYMQELGSETQKNQTISGAKEFLRSYEEETCNKVLIRNCINKNTNFILRIEKSCIETNFNYLFLGPVTVVGKVINILDNKDIYRSDLYSSKFYRYFLKDNLNSRNIYNNMGVHFNNLNKYIFSQDIERFVEVIPLSIYF is encoded by the coding sequence ATGTCCGGAATAGCTTTTATTCCCTTATATTTAAATTCAAAAATAATAAATAATCTTTTTACTATAATAATTGAGGAGTTTTCGCAATCGCAAACTCACAGTGTAAAAGAGCAAGTGGTGCTAAATATAGATACTCCTTTAAGTGAAATTGTACAGGGAAAATATACTCAAGGAGATTTAAGACTTCAAGTAAGTAATGAGTTTTCAAAAGAAGCTACGGAAGAGAGAAAGGTAAAAATAATAAGTATTTTTATAAAATTAATGAAATTATTAAGGACAAATAAGATTTTAAAGGAGATAAGGGATACAGAAGAAATTAATGATATAAATATTGGTGATTATATAACTTTTTCTTGTGAACTAATAGAGGATCCTATAATTTCATATTTTAAAGATGTGGAACAAAAACAAAGGTTTCATAGCTATATGCAAGAATTAGGAAGTGAAACACAAAAGAATCAAACTATTAGTGGAGCAAAAGAGTTTTTAAGATCTTATGAAGAAGAGACATGTAATAAGGTATTAATAAGAAATTGTATAAATAAGAATACAAATTTTATATTAAGAATAGAAAAAAGCTGTATAGAAACAAACTTTAATTATTTATTTTTAGGCCCCGTTACTGTAGTTGGTAAAGTTATAAACATTTTAGATAATAAGGATATTTACAGAAGTGATTTATATAGTAGTAAGTTTTATAGATATTTTTTAAAAGATAATTTAAATAGTAGGAATATTTACAATAATATGGGAGTACACTTTAATAACTTAAATAAATATATATTTAGTCAAGATATAGAGAGGTTTGTAGAGGTTATACCACTATCAATTTATTTTTAA
- a CDS encoding acetyl-CoA carboxylase carboxyltransferase subunit alpha, with protein MIQELKEKIDELKLISDNPNIDLKNEISVMEEKLVKMEEQAYKNLGPWDKVKIARLVERPTTLDYINEIFTSFMEFHGDRLYGDDPSIVGGIAEFKGRKVTVIGTQKGRNLNENIERNFGMPHPEGYRKALRLMKQAEKFKRPIICFIDTPGAFCGIGAEERGQGEAIARNLLEISNLETIVISIIIGEGGSGGALALAVGDEVWMLENSIYSILSPEGFASILFKDAKKAKEASEVMGITAEDLINFGIIDRIIKEPLGGAHKDLSYMCQNLSKNLSEVLERLLKEPIEALLKKRYYKFRKIGEFED; from the coding sequence ATGATACAGGAATTAAAAGAAAAGATAGATGAATTAAAGTTAATTTCAGATAATCCAAACATAGACTTGAAGAATGAGATAAGTGTTATGGAAGAAAAACTTGTTAAAATGGAAGAACAGGCATATAAGAACTTAGGACCATGGGATAAAGTGAAAATAGCAAGACTAGTCGAAAGACCTACGACGCTTGATTATATAAATGAAATTTTTACATCTTTTATGGAGTTTCATGGAGATAGATTGTATGGAGATGACCCATCTATAGTAGGCGGAATAGCTGAATTTAAAGGGAGGAAGGTTACCGTAATAGGAACACAAAAAGGAAGAAATTTAAATGAAAATATAGAAAGAAATTTTGGAATGCCACATCCAGAAGGATATAGAAAGGCCTTAAGGCTTATGAAGCAAGCGGAAAAATTTAAAAGACCAATTATATGTTTTATAGATACTCCAGGTGCATTCTGTGGAATAGGTGCAGAAGAAAGAGGTCAGGGAGAGGCAATTGCAAGAAATCTTTTAGAGATATCCAACTTAGAAACTATAGTAATATCAATAATAATAGGAGAAGGTGGTAGTGGAGGCGCTTTAGCTTTGGCAGTTGGAGATGAAGTTTGGATGCTTGAAAATTCCATATATTCTATACTATCTCCAGAAGGGTTTGCAAGTATATTATTTAAGGATGCTAAAAAAGCTAAGGAAGCTTCAGAAGTAATGGGAATAACAGCAGAAGATCTCATTAACTTTGGAATTATAGATAGGATCATAAAAGAGCCTTTAGGGGGAGCACATAAAGATCTAAGCTATATGTGCCAGAATTTAAGTAAAAATTTAAGTGAAGTTCTAGAAAGATTATTAAAAGAACCTATAGAGGCTTTATTAAAAAAAAGATATTATAAGTTTAGAAAAATAGGAGAGTTTGAGGATTAG
- the accD gene encoding acetyl-CoA carboxylase, carboxyltransferase subunit beta encodes MSIKSIFKKTKYVTVPVEQVFSDESNNQDKPNIPNGMWVKCKNCGRILYKKDIEKSYMTCEECGTHFRINAEERIRYTLDYGTFQELDRNMKSKNPLNFEGYEEKVEKLIETTDVNDAVTIGIGCIDGVKLCVGIMDSNFMMGSMGSVVGEKITRLFEYAKDERLPVVLFTASGGARMQEGIFSLMQMAKVSSAVKKHSDEGLLYITVLTDPTTGGVTASFAMLGDIILSEPNALIGFAGKRVIEQTIKQKLPEEFQRAEFLLKKGFIDKIVHRKDIKNTLKYILNIHDYKG; translated from the coding sequence ATGAGTATTAAAAGTATTTTCAAGAAAACCAAATATGTAACAGTACCAGTAGAACAAGTATTTTCTGATGAAAGTAATAATCAAGATAAGCCCAATATACCTAATGGCATGTGGGTTAAATGTAAGAATTGTGGAAGGATACTTTATAAAAAAGATATAGAAAAATCATATATGACATGTGAAGAATGTGGTACTCACTTTAGAATAAATGCAGAAGAAAGAATTAGATATACCTTAGATTATGGAACATTTCAAGAATTAGATAGAAACATGAAAAGTAAAAATCCTCTTAATTTTGAGGGATATGAAGAGAAAGTTGAAAAACTTATAGAAACAACTGATGTAAATGATGCTGTCACAATTGGTATAGGATGTATAGATGGAGTTAAGTTATGTGTTGGTATTATGGATTCTAACTTTATGATGGGAAGTATGGGGTCTGTAGTAGGAGAAAAAATAACAAGGTTATTTGAATATGCAAAAGACGAAAGGCTTCCTGTAGTACTATTTACGGCTTCAGGTGGGGCAAGAATGCAGGAAGGAATATTTTCATTAATGCAAATGGCTAAGGTAAGTTCAGCAGTTAAAAAACATTCTGATGAAGGCCTTTTATATATAACTGTACTTACAGATCCAACTACAGGAGGTGTAACTGCAAGTTTTGCAATGCTAGGAGACATTATTTTATCAGAGCCTAATGCTTTAATAGGTTTTGCAGGGAAAAGGGTTATAGAACAGACTATAAAACAAAAATTACCAGAGGAGTTTCAAAGAGCAGAGTTTCTATTAAAAAAAGGTTTTATAGATAAAATAGTTCATAGAAAAGATATTAAAAATACATTGAAATATATACTAAATATCCACGATTATAAAGGATAG